The DNA segment GCGGTGGCGCAGCCGCTGTCCGGGGCGACGGCGAGCCGCGTCCAGACCCGGTCGGCGCCGCCGGGTCCGGCGCCGTCGCCGTCGAGGGTGCGGGGGAAGAGGCTGTCCACGGGGATGCTGTGCCAGGCCTCCCGGCCCACGGTGTACGCGCTGCGGGCAGCGGGTTCGTCCGCGCCGCCGGTGAGCCAGCTGCCGGTGGCGGCCCCGCCGATCAGCCCGAGGCCGAGGACCGCGCAGATTCCGGCGGCGGCGGCCCGGTACGCCCGCCGGTCCCGGAACGGGGCGGGGCCCGCGCCGGGGCGGGGCGGGGCGACGGGCGGTGGCCAGCCCGCCTGCGGGGGCGGGGGCGGTGGGCCGGCGTCGTGCGGGTGCGGCGGGGGTGGCGGCTGGGAGGGGCGCGGCGGGGTGGTCGGGCGGGGCGGCAGAGGGGCGCGCTGCGCTTCGGTACTCATGCGTCCCCCTGATCCGTTCCGTACCGCGCGCGGTCCCCGCTCGCCGCGTGCGCGCCACTCTACGGGCTGCGGTGCTCCGGGTGGGAGCGGGCCGCCGGGGCACCGGCGGATCTGCACGGATCTTCCCCCTACCCATCAGTACGGCCGTCTGGCAAGCTGCGGCCATGACTGCCCGTGCCGCCGACCGGGCCCGTTACGACCGGGCCACCGCGCATCTCGACGCCCCCGTCGCCGTCGTCGATCTGGAGGCGTTCGACGCCAACGCCGACGATCTCGTACGCCGGGCCGCGGGCAAGCCGATCCGGGTGGCGAGCAAGTCGGTGCGGTGCCGGGCGCTGCTGGAGCGGGTGCTGGGGCGGCCGGGCTTCGCCGGGATCATGTCGTTCACGCTGGCGGAGTCGCTGTGGCTGGCCCGCGCCGGTTTCGAGGACGTCCTGCTGGCCTATCCGTCCGCCGACCGGTCGGCCTACGCGGAGCTGGCCGCCGATCCGAAGCTCGCCGCCGCCGTGACCGTGATGGTGGACGACGCCTCCCAGCTGGAGCTGATCGACGCGGCGCGGGCGGGCGGCGCCCAGGAGATCCGGGTCTGCCTGGAGCTGGACACCTCGCTGCGGCTGCTCGGCGGCCGGGTCCGGATCGGCGCCCTGCGCTCGCCGCTGCGCTCCCCCGCCGAGCTGGCCGAGCTGGCCAGGTCCGTGGTCCGGCGGCCCGGTTTCCGGCTGGTCGGCCTGATGGCGTACGAGGGGCACATCGCGGGTGTCGGGGACGCGGTGGCGGGTCGTCCGCTGCGGTCGCGGGCGATCCGGCTGATGCAGGCGACGGCCCGCAGGGAGCTGGCGGTGCGGCGGGCCGAGGTGGTGCGGGCGGTACGGGCGGTGGCGCCGGACCTGGAGTTCGTGAACGGCGGCGGCACCGGCAGCGTGCAGCACACGGCGGCCGAGGACGCGGTGACGGAGGTCGCCGCCGGTTCGGGGCTTTACGTGCCGCGGCTGTTCGACAACTACACCTCGTTCACCGCGCGCCCGGCCGCCCTGTTCGCGCAGCCCGTGGTGCGCCGGCCGGGCGTGGGCGTGGTGACGGTGCTCGGGGGCGGTTACCCGGCGTCGGGCCCGGCCGGGGCGGACCGGCTGCCGGTCCCGTACCTCCCGGAAGGGCTGCGCTACGACGCGCAGGAGGGGCCGGGCGAGGTGCAGACCCCGTTGCTGGGCGCCCCGGCCGACGATCTGCTGATCGGCGACAAGGTGTGGTTCCGGCATGCGAAGGCCGGTGAGCTGTGCGAGCGGTTCGACGCGCTGCACCTGATCGAGGGCGACCGCGTCACCGCGACCGTGCCGACGTACCGGGGCGAGGGCCGCACGTTCCTCTAGCGGGTGTGCTCGATGGCGCTGCCGGCGCCGTCCTGCGCGTCGTCGTCCTGCTTCGCGGAG comes from the Streptomyces sp. NBC_00525 genome and includes:
- a CDS encoding amino acid deaminase/aldolase gives rise to the protein MTARAADRARYDRATAHLDAPVAVVDLEAFDANADDLVRRAAGKPIRVASKSVRCRALLERVLGRPGFAGIMSFTLAESLWLARAGFEDVLLAYPSADRSAYAELAADPKLAAAVTVMVDDASQLELIDAARAGGAQEIRVCLELDTSLRLLGGRVRIGALRSPLRSPAELAELARSVVRRPGFRLVGLMAYEGHIAGVGDAVAGRPLRSRAIRLMQATARRELAVRRAEVVRAVRAVAPDLEFVNGGGTGSVQHTAAEDAVTEVAAGSGLYVPRLFDNYTSFTARPAALFAQPVVRRPGVGVVTVLGGGYPASGPAGADRLPVPYLPEGLRYDAQEGPGEVQTPLLGAPADDLLIGDKVWFRHAKAGELCERFDALHLIEGDRVTATVPTYRGEGRTFL